One Mycolicibacterium goodii genomic region harbors:
- a CDS encoding carboxymuconolactone decarboxylase family protein: MSRLNAPATGDLTTETRAVLDGIGAQFGFVPSMFQTLAANPTVLEVVTSLQSKLARVLDAKTRHTIALAVSESNGCDYCLAMHSYVSLQLGGMSQEDIRLARSGSSIDPRRSAVAHFVQQVVDTRGHVSDADLAAVRSAGYTDAQILAIVTVTVQFLLTNFLNNVNKTEVDVPAIDTSAAAP, translated from the coding sequence ATGTCTCGACTGAACGCCCCCGCCACTGGAGACCTCACGACCGAGACGCGAGCAGTCCTGGACGGCATCGGTGCGCAGTTCGGTTTCGTTCCGAGTATGTTCCAGACCCTCGCTGCGAACCCGACCGTGCTCGAGGTTGTGACCTCACTGCAGAGCAAGCTCGCACGCGTGCTCGACGCCAAGACGCGGCACACGATCGCGCTCGCCGTGTCCGAGTCGAACGGCTGCGACTACTGCCTGGCCATGCACTCCTACGTGTCGTTGCAACTCGGCGGAATGTCACAAGAGGACATCAGGCTCGCTCGTTCCGGAAGCTCGATCGATCCGCGCCGCTCCGCGGTCGCGCACTTCGTCCAGCAGGTGGTCGACACACGCGGACACGTGAGCGACGCCGACCTGGCCGCGGTGCGGAGCGCGGGCTACACCGACGCCCAGATCCTGGCCATCGTCACGGTCACCGTGCAGTTCCTCCTCACCAATTTCCTCAACAACGTCAACAAGACAGAGGTGGACGTCCCCGCGATCGACACCTCCGCCGCCGCCCCATGA
- a CDS encoding nuclear transport factor 2 family protein — protein MNDTTQSAEDLAILGQLNLDYIHSDQTSDVERFSDLLAEDFVIQFEGVTRGRAEYLDYIANPRPSPFKDLAVHDVNIRILGDVALIHGRSTLTTLADGVARQALYTDIYQKRDGRWVCVAACAHDAVPVA, from the coding sequence ATGAACGACACCACGCAGTCCGCCGAGGATCTGGCGATCCTGGGACAACTCAATCTCGACTACATCCACTCCGATCAGACCAGCGATGTCGAGCGCTTCAGCGACCTCCTTGCCGAAGACTTTGTCATCCAGTTCGAGGGCGTCACGCGCGGCCGGGCCGAATACCTGGACTACATCGCCAATCCGCGCCCATCTCCGTTCAAAGACCTTGCGGTGCACGATGTCAACATTCGAATCCTCGGCGATGTCGCCCTGATCCATGGGCGCAGCACATTGACCACGCTGGCCGACGGAGTCGCCAGGCAAGCTCTCTACACCGACATCTACCAGAAGCGTGACGGCAGGTGGGTCTGTGTCGCGGCATGTGCGCACGACGCGGTGCCGGTCGCCTGA
- the def gene encoding peptide deformylase, which translates to MAVRPIRICGDPVLHRPAETVETRADGALPTSVEDLVADMYHTLAESRGVGLAAPQVGVGLRIFVYDCPEDRGRPTRHRGVVINPVLEVSQVVRRAAASDDDDEGCLSVPGFKFPIVRADWARVTGIDMSGGEIEIEGTGLFARMLQHETAHLDGVLYVDELDEPYSGQAQQIISDNGWNIAGRSWTPGEVDNPFLR; encoded by the coding sequence GTGGCTGTTCGACCGATACGTATCTGCGGTGATCCTGTTCTCCATCGACCGGCCGAAACAGTCGAAACACGCGCGGACGGTGCACTTCCCACGTCCGTCGAGGACCTCGTCGCCGATATGTATCACACATTGGCGGAGTCGAGAGGTGTCGGTCTTGCTGCTCCACAGGTCGGGGTTGGGTTGCGGATATTCGTTTATGACTGTCCGGAGGATCGCGGCCGGCCGACGCGACACCGTGGCGTTGTGATAAACCCGGTATTGGAAGTGTCCCAGGTGGTCCGCCGTGCGGCGGCATCCGACGATGACGACGAGGGTTGTCTCTCGGTGCCCGGTTTCAAATTCCCGATTGTGCGAGCCGACTGGGCGCGTGTCACCGGAATCGACATGAGCGGCGGGGAGATCGAAATCGAGGGTACCGGCCTGTTCGCACGCATGTTGCAGCACGAGACCGCCCATCTTGACGGCGTGTTGTATGTCGACGAGTTGGACGAACCCTACTCCGGCCAGGCGCAGCAGATCATCAGTGACAATGGGTGGAACATCGCCGGAAGGTCCTGGACACCAGGCGAAGTGGATAATCCATTTCTGCGCTGA
- a CDS encoding carbohydrate ABC transporter permease, whose amino-acid sequence MTSPERLTSNAVIYAGLVLGAVVTLLPFGLGLLTSFTPAQQFVTESPLSLPRPPTLENYLGLADAGFGRAIAVTALMTAVILLGQLVFSVLAAYAFARLEFPGRDMLFWVYLATLMVPATVTVVPLYLMMAEAGLRNTFWALVLPFMFGSPYAIFLLREYFRGIPGDLINAARLDGANTLDIITHVVVPASRPILVTLAMITVVSQWNNFLWPLVISSGEKWRVLTVATAGLQTQYNAQWTLVMAATTVAIVPLIVVFAVLSRHIVRSIVVTGIK is encoded by the coding sequence ATGACCTCACCTGAGCGTCTCACGTCGAATGCGGTGATCTATGCCGGTCTGGTGCTCGGCGCGGTGGTCACGCTGCTGCCGTTCGGCCTCGGCCTGCTCACGTCGTTCACGCCGGCGCAGCAGTTCGTCACCGAGTCCCCGCTGTCGTTGCCGCGACCGCCGACGCTGGAAAACTATCTCGGTCTGGCCGACGCCGGGTTCGGCCGCGCCATCGCGGTCACGGCGCTGATGACCGCGGTGATCCTGCTGGGGCAACTCGTGTTCTCGGTGCTTGCCGCGTATGCCTTTGCCCGGTTGGAGTTTCCGGGTCGCGACATGTTGTTCTGGGTGTATCTCGCCACGCTGATGGTGCCAGCCACCGTGACCGTGGTGCCGTTGTACCTGATGATGGCCGAGGCCGGGCTAAGGAACACGTTCTGGGCGCTGGTGCTGCCGTTCATGTTCGGCTCGCCGTATGCGATCTTCCTGCTACGCGAGTACTTCCGCGGTATCCCGGGTGATCTGATCAACGCCGCGCGCCTCGACGGCGCCAACACCCTGGACATCATCACGCACGTGGTCGTGCCGGCGAGCCGGCCGATCCTGGTGACGCTGGCCATGATCACGGTGGTGAGCCAGTGGAACAACTTCCTGTGGCCGCTGGTGATCAGCAGTGGTGAGAAGTGGCGGGTGCTGACCGTGGCGACCGCGGGTCTGCAGACCCAGTACAACGCGCAGTGGACGCTCGTGATGGCGGCGACGACCGTTGCGATCGTGCCGCTGATCGTGGTGTTCGCGGTGCTGTCGCGCCACATCGTCCGCTCGATCGTGGTGACGGGCATCAAATGA
- a CDS encoding VOC family protein, which yields MTVTDLEASTAWYQRVFHAEPLGLVIPHHGREETGYSVLLREPLSGLILGLHNNTGNRGEPFDEARTGLDHVAFAVAARADLVNWTAWLDSLGIAHTGVVDETEPLAYSTVVFRDPDNIQLELIATP from the coding sequence TTGACCGTCACCGATCTCGAGGCCAGCACCGCCTGGTACCAGCGGGTCTTTCACGCTGAGCCGCTCGGTCTGGTGATTCCGCATCACGGCCGCGAGGAAACGGGTTACAGCGTATTGCTACGCGAGCCACTGTCCGGCCTGATCCTGGGCCTACACAACAACACCGGCAACCGCGGCGAGCCGTTCGACGAAGCCCGAACGGGTCTGGACCACGTGGCCTTTGCGGTGGCGGCACGTGCGGACCTGGTGAACTGGACAGCCTGGCTCGACTCGCTCGGCATCGCCCACACCGGTGTGGTCGATGAGACGGAGCCCCTCGCGTACTCCACCGTGGTGTTCCGCGACCCTGACAACATCCAGCTCGAACTCATTGCCACGCCGTAG
- the gndA gene encoding NADP-dependent phosphogluconate dehydrogenase, with amino-acid sequence MSSSVSPNLGTAQIGVTGLAVMGSNIARNFARHGYTVALHNRSIAKTDALLAEHGSEGRFVRSETIAEFLDALEKPRRVLIMVKAGEATDAVINELAEAMEPGDIIIDGGNALYTDTIRREAAMRERGLHFVGAGISGGEEGALNGPSIMPGGPAESYTSLGPLLEEISAHVDGVPCCTHIGPDGAGHFVKMVHNGIEYSDMQLIGEAYQLLRDGLGKTAGQIADVFDEWNKGDLDSFLVEITAKVLRQTDTKTGKPLVDVIVDEAEQKGTGRWTVKSALDLGVPVTGIAEAVFARALSGSVPQRKATVGLVSGQLGTAPSDTAQFIEDVRQALYASKIVAYAQGFNQIQAGSAEYHWNITPGDLATIWRGGSIVRAKFLNRIKEAHDAEPDLATLLAAPYFRSAVESAIDSWRRVVVTATQLGIPIPGFSSALSYYDALRTERLPAALTQGLRDFFGAHTYGRTDAEPGKKFHTLWSGDHSEIEA; translated from the coding sequence ATGAGCTCGTCTGTATCCCCCAACCTCGGCACTGCGCAGATCGGTGTCACCGGTTTGGCGGTGATGGGTTCGAACATCGCGCGTAACTTCGCCCGTCACGGCTACACGGTGGCCTTGCACAACCGGTCGATCGCCAAGACCGATGCGCTGCTGGCCGAACACGGCTCGGAAGGCAGGTTCGTACGCAGCGAGACCATCGCGGAGTTCCTCGACGCGCTGGAGAAACCGCGCCGCGTACTGATCATGGTCAAAGCCGGCGAGGCCACCGACGCGGTGATCAACGAACTGGCCGAGGCCATGGAACCCGGCGACATCATCATCGACGGCGGCAACGCGCTCTACACCGACACCATCCGCCGCGAAGCCGCAATGCGCGAGCGCGGCCTGCACTTCGTCGGCGCCGGCATCTCCGGCGGCGAAGAAGGCGCCCTCAACGGCCCGTCGATCATGCCCGGCGGCCCCGCCGAGTCCTACACAAGCCTCGGCCCCCTCCTCGAAGAAATCTCCGCCCACGTCGACGGAGTGCCCTGCTGCACCCACATCGGCCCCGACGGCGCCGGCCACTTCGTCAAAATGGTGCACAACGGCATCGAATACTCCGACATGCAACTCATCGGCGAGGCCTACCAACTGCTGCGCGACGGCCTGGGCAAGACCGCGGGCCAGATCGCCGACGTCTTCGACGAATGGAACAAAGGCGACCTCGACAGCTTCCTGGTCGAGATCACCGCCAAAGTGCTGCGCCAGACCGACACCAAGACCGGCAAACCCCTCGTCGACGTCATCGTCGACGAGGCCGAACAAAAAGGCACCGGCCGCTGGACCGTCAAATCCGCCCTCGACCTCGGCGTACCGGTCACCGGCATCGCCGAAGCCGTATTCGCCCGCGCCCTGTCCGGCTCGGTACCCCAACGCAAAGCCACCGTGGGCCTGGTCTCCGGCCAACTCGGCACCGCACCCTCTGACACCGCCCAGTTCATCGAAGACGTCCGCCAAGCGCTCTACGCCTCCAAGATCGTCGCCTACGCCCAAGGCTTCAACCAGATCCAGGCCGGCAGCGCCGAATACCACTGGAACATCACCCCCGGCGACCTGGCCACCATCTGGCGCGGCGGCTCCATCGTCCGGGCCAAGTTCCTCAACCGGATCAAAGAGGCCCACGACGCCGAACCCGACCTCGCCACCCTGCTGGCAGCACCCTACTTCCGCAGCGCCGTCGAATCAGCCATCGACAGCTGGCGCCGCGTGGTGGTCACCGCCACACAGCTCGGCATCCCGATCCCCGGATTCTCCTCGGCCCTGTCCTACTACGACGCGCTGCGCACCGAGCGGCTACCCGCAGCACTCACCCAAGGCCTGCGCGACTTCTTCGGCGCACACACCTACGGACGCACCGACGCCGAACCCGGCAAAAAATTCCACACCCTCTGGAGCGGCGACCACAGCGAAATCGAAGCCTGA
- a CDS encoding carbohydrate ABC transporter permease, with translation MATSRVRTTALGYALVAPSLFGVVTFLLLPMLVVVWLSLHRWDLLGPIEFVGLGNWSSVLTDPGFGKSLVVTLLFMALVVPAQTVLGLAAATMLARGLPGSGFFRTVYVLPWICAPLAIAVLWRWILAPTDGALSTVLDTRIEWLTDPGLALPVVSAVVVWTNVGYVTLFFLAGILNIPVDVHNAARTDGATSWQRFRHITLPMLRPTMFFVLVTGIVSAAQVFDTVYALTAGGPQGRTDLIAHRIYAEAFGAAAVGRAAVMALVLFALLVGVTIVQHLYFRRRISYDLT, from the coding sequence ATGGCCACCTCGCGTGTCCGGACGACCGCCCTGGGGTACGCGCTCGTCGCGCCCAGCCTGTTCGGCGTCGTCACCTTTCTGCTGCTGCCCATGCTCGTCGTCGTGTGGCTGAGCCTGCACCGCTGGGATCTGCTGGGGCCGATCGAATTTGTGGGCCTGGGCAACTGGAGTTCGGTTCTCACCGATCCGGGCTTCGGGAAGTCTCTGGTGGTGACGCTGCTGTTCATGGCACTGGTCGTGCCGGCGCAGACCGTGCTGGGCCTGGCCGCGGCCACCATGCTGGCGCGCGGGCTGCCGGGCAGCGGGTTCTTCCGCACGGTCTACGTGCTGCCGTGGATCTGTGCGCCACTGGCGATCGCGGTCCTGTGGCGCTGGATCCTCGCACCCACCGACGGCGCGCTGAGCACGGTGCTCGACACCCGCATCGAGTGGCTCACCGATCCCGGGCTGGCGCTGCCGGTGGTGTCGGCGGTGGTGGTGTGGACCAACGTCGGCTACGTCACGCTGTTTTTCCTGGCGGGCATCCTCAACATCCCCGTCGACGTGCACAACGCCGCACGCACCGACGGCGCGACGTCGTGGCAGCGGTTCCGCCACATCACGCTGCCGATGCTGCGGCCGACGATGTTCTTCGTGCTGGTGACCGGGATCGTCAGCGCGGCACAGGTGTTCGACACCGTGTACGCGCTGACCGCGGGTGGACCGCAGGGCCGTACCGATCTGATCGCGCACCGCATCTACGCCGAGGCGTTCGGCGCCGCGGCGGTGGGGCGCGCCGCGGTCATGGCGCTGGTGCTGTTCGCGCTGTTGGTGGGCGTCACGATCGTCCAGCACCTGTACTTCCGCCGCAGGATCAGCTATGACCTCACCTGA
- a CDS encoding MmcQ/YjbR family DNA-binding protein produces the protein MDALPVPALPRHRRCATIATIQEYEMQHDSRLQARSATRADELPGAVRSRQDNGDWELWKVGGKVFMLHTSMPGEPVVILKADPHDAESLREAHTQITPGYHMNKKHWITLHPGNGIDAGLIDELVTESYLLVVEGLPKQRRPLDPQMFRTAALTSAMRHSARPLETSTQVGRKLCEPPTSGCPTGLEPEAPRR, from the coding sequence TTGGACGCACTGCCTGTGCCGGCATTGCCCCGTCACAGGCGCTGCGCCACCATCGCGACCATCCAGGAGTATGAAATGCAACATGACTCGCGGCTGCAGGCACGTTCGGCAACTCGCGCTGACGAACTCCCCGGGGCGGTGCGAAGCCGTCAGGACAACGGAGATTGGGAACTGTGGAAGGTCGGCGGCAAGGTGTTCATGCTGCACACCTCGATGCCCGGTGAGCCGGTCGTGATCCTCAAAGCAGATCCTCACGACGCGGAATCGCTGCGCGAAGCACACACGCAGATCACGCCTGGCTATCACATGAACAAGAAGCACTGGATCACGCTGCACCCCGGAAACGGCATCGATGCGGGGCTCATCGACGAGCTGGTAACCGAGTCCTACCTGCTTGTCGTCGAGGGGCTTCCGAAACAACGCCGTCCCCTGGACCCACAGATGTTCCGAACGGCCGCCCTGACGTCAGCTATGCGGCACTCTGCGCGTCCGTTGGAGACCTCAACGCAGGTAGGGAGAAAATTGTGCGAACCGCCCACTTCCGGCTGCCCGACCGGCCTCGAGCCAGAAGCGCCACGCCGATGA
- a CDS encoding nitroreductase family protein codes for MDLDKLMNKHLTRYFDPTKTIPEQTLQQLLRFLRSTPSSVNVQPNHFYVLATREGKQKLADNLGEANRDNREKVQNASHAIILTTRKDVSDEHLAAVFAKERADGRFPDPAKQQLWEKMTRAFLNMRDSTFKDLDHWMEKQTYMALGMTMMAAAELGVEATPLEGFDRTTVDTAFGIDETGHTTTVLLALGYPDPERIYTTPISRFDPDRIFTFI; via the coding sequence ATGGACCTCGACAAATTGATGAACAAACACCTCACGAGGTACTTCGACCCGACGAAGACCATCCCGGAGCAGACCCTGCAGCAGCTGTTGAGGTTTCTGCGCTCGACCCCGTCGTCGGTGAACGTACAGCCGAACCACTTCTACGTCCTCGCGACGCGCGAAGGTAAGCAGAAGCTGGCCGACAACCTGGGAGAGGCCAACCGTGACAACCGCGAAAAAGTCCAGAACGCGTCTCACGCAATCATTCTCACGACCAGAAAGGACGTATCCGACGAACACCTCGCTGCGGTTTTCGCGAAGGAACGGGCGGACGGGCGGTTCCCCGACCCGGCAAAGCAGCAGCTGTGGGAGAAGATGACGCGAGCCTTCCTCAACATGCGCGACTCGACCTTCAAGGATCTCGACCACTGGATGGAGAAGCAGACCTACATGGCGCTCGGCATGACGATGATGGCCGCCGCCGAGCTCGGGGTCGAAGCCACACCACTCGAGGGATTCGACCGGACCACCGTCGACACGGCGTTCGGCATCGACGAGACGGGCCACACCACAACGGTTCTTCTCGCGCTCGGATACCCGGATCCAGAGAGGATCTACACGACCCCGATCTCGCGGTTCGACCCTGACCGCATCTTCACCTTCATCTGA